ATGCTCAACGACCTCGGCGACACCGTCCTCACCGTCAGCCGCGGCAGCCGGCGCAAGCCCAGCCTGCGCGGCGACGCCGTCGGCGGCAGCCCCGGCAACCTCGACGACTTCCGCGGCGAGCTGGAACGCGCGGTGATGCGCGCCAGCACCGCGTACGAGCAGGAGACCGCTCGGCCGGAGCCGCCCCAGCACCGAAGACCCAGCATCGGCAGATGAGTTCGGCACCACACCGGACGGTCGGGACCCCGTCCGGTGGCACGGAGCGCGCACCACGGAGGACGCGTCTGGGGGAGGGAACCGTCATGACCGAGAGGCCGTCCAGGAACCAGCAGGTCCTCGTCCGCCGCCGCGAGACGGCGGCCGAGGACCGGCAGGGCCGGATCGTCACCTTCTACTCGTACAAGGGCGGCACCGGGCGCACCATGGCCCTGGCCAACACCGCCTGGATCCTGGCCGCCAACGGCTACCGGGTGCTCACCGTCGACTGGGACCTGGAGGCGCCCGGCCTCGGCCAGTTCTTCCGCCCCTTCCTCAACCCCGAGGTGGTCGCGGCCACCACCGGCATCATGGACCTGTTCGCCGACTACCTCGACGAGGCCCGCCGCCCGGTCGAGCGCGACCCCGAGTGGTACGAGGACTTCGCCCGGATCCACCCGCACGCCATCTCGCTGGCCTGGCAGCACTTCCCCGGCGGCGGCCGGATCGACCTCGTCCCGGCCGGCCAGCAGAACCGCGACTACTCCGGCTCCTCCTCCCGCATCGACTGGGACCTGCTCTACGAGCGCTACGACGGCCAGCGGTTCATCCAGGCCCTGCGCGCCGACATGAAGCGCCGCTACGACTACGTGCTGATCGACAGCCGCACCGGCCTCACCGACACCGCCGACATCTGCACCGTCGAGATGCCCGACGACCTGGTGGTCTGCTTCACCCTCAGCGACCAGTCCATCGACGGCGCCTCCCGGATCGCCCGGGTCATCGAGGACCGCTACGGCGACCGCGGCATCCGGATCCTGCCCGTGCCGATGCGCATCGACGAGGGCGAGAAGGAGAAGGCCGACGCCGGCCGGGCCCTCGCCCGGATCAAGTTCGCCGGCCTGCCCACCGGCCTCGGCGAACCCGAACTCGCCCGCTACTGGGCCGGGGTGGAGATCCCGTACCGGCCGTTCTACGCCTACGAGGAGATCCTCGCCCCGTTCGGCGACCAGCCCGGACTGCCCGGCTCGATGCTCGCCGCCTGCGAACGGCTCACCCGCGAGATCACCCAGAACCGGGTGGCCGGACTGCCCGTGATGCCCGAGGACCTGCGGCTGCGGCACCTCGACGGCTTCGTCCGGCGCCGCCCCACCGCCCCCGCCGACCTCTACCTCAGCTACGTGCCCGAGGACCGCGCCTGGGCCGACTGGATCTCCTCGGTGCTCACCGGAGCCGGCTTCCGGGTCGTCCCCCGGGACGCCGGCGCCGGCGCCAACCCCCGCTCCTCCACCGAGCGCGGCATCGACTCCGCCTACCGCACCGTCGCCCTGCTCTCCGCCGCCTACCTCCAGTCGCCGCAGGCACAGGCACTGTGGGACCGCACCGTGCTCTCCGACCCGGCCGGCGCCAGACGGCAGCTGATCCCCGTCCGGGTCAGCGACGTCCGCCTCAACGCCCCGTACAACAGCCGCAACCCGGTCGACCTGATCGGCCGCGACGAGCAGCAGGCCGCGCTCACCCTGCTCCGCGCCCTCGGCCGCACCGAGGCCGAACTGCCCGAGCGCAGCCCCGGCGCCCCCCGCTTCCCCGGCACCAAGCCCACCTACTGGGAGGTGCCGCAGCGCAACCACTCCTTCACCGGCCGGGTCCAGGTCCTCGACGACCTCCGCGCCCAGCTCGCCGGCGGCACCACCGCCGTCCTGCCCCCGCCGCAGACCCTCTACGGCCTCGGCGGCGTCGGCAAGACCCAGGTCGCCCTGGAGTACGCCCACCGCTACATGTCGCACTACGACCTGGTCTGGTGGATCGACGCCGAGCAGACCGAGAACGTCGTCGTCGACCTCGCCGAACTCGCCGCCCGGCTCGGCCTGCGCGTCGGCGACAGCATGAACGAGGCCGCCCAGGCCGCCCGCGACGCCCTCCGCCAGGGCATCCCCACCCCCAACTGGCTGCTCATCTTCGACAACGCCGACGAGCCCGCCCAGATCCGCCGCTACTTCCCCGACGGCCCCGGCCACATCCTGGTCACCTCCCGCAACCAGGGCTGGTCCGGCCAGGCCGGGGTGCTCAGCGTAGACGTCTTCGACCGGGTGGAGAGCGTCGACCACCTCACCCGCCGGGTCCGCGGCCTCAGCCGCCAGGACGCCGACCGGGTCGCCGAGGCCGTCGGCGACCTCCCGCTCGCCGTCGAAGTCGCCGCCGCCTGGCTGGAGACCACCCGCACCCCGGTGGAGTCGTACGTCAACCAGCTCAAGGCCGAGGCCACCAAGGTCCTCGCCGCCGGCGAGACCCCGGTCGACTACCCCACCCCCGTCGGCCTCACCTGGAACGTCTCCATCGCCCGGCTCCGCGACCAGTCGCCCGCCGCCGTCCGCCTCCTCGAACTCTGCGCCTTCTTCGCCCCCGAACCCATCTCCCTGCGGCAGTTCTTCTTCTCCGAGCAGATGCGGCTCGCCCTCGTCCCGTACGACGACGAGCTCACCGACACCTTCCTGCTCGGCAAGGTGCTCCGCGCGGTCAGCCGGTACGCCCTCGCCAAGACCGACGCCGGCAGCGACAGCTTCCAGGTCCACCGGCTCGTCCAGGCCGTGGTCCGCAGCGGCATGACCGAGGCCGAACGCAACCTCGCCATGCACCAGGTCCACCGCATCCTGGTCAGCGCCCGGCCCCCGCGCGGCGACACCGACGACCCCGCCAACTGGCCCACCCTGGAGAAGATCTGGCCGCACCTGACGCCCTCCCGCGCCCAGGACTGCGACGAACGCGACGTCCGCGAGCTGCTCATCGACCGCGTCCGCTACCTGTGGAAGCGCGTCGACCTCGACCAGGCCCTGCAGCTCGGCCGCCAGCTGGACGCCTCCTGGAGCGTCCGCTCCGAGGTCGAGCCCGACCTGGCCGAACAGCGCATCTGGCGGCGGCAGGTCCTCAGCCTCCGGCTCCAGATCGCCAACGTCCTGCGCTCCAAGGGCTCCTACACCGAGGCCCTCGCCCTCAACCAGGCCACCCTGGTCGGCCAGCGCGAACTCCTCGGCGAGCACCACCCGTACACCCTGATGACCGCCAACTCGATGGCCGCCGACCTGCGGTACCTCAACCGCTTCCAGGAGGCCCTCACCCTCGACCAGGACACCTACAACCAGTTCGTCGAACTCTTCGGCGAGGACGACCCGCGCACCCTCGCCGTCGCCAACAACCTCGCCATCGACCACCGCCTGATCGGCAACAGCCAGGCCGCCCACGACCTCGACCAGGACACCTTCGAACGCAACCTGGTGGTCCGCGGCCCGCTCCACCCCTACACCCTCGCCAGCAAGGGCAACCTCGCCCGCGACCGCCGCGAACTCGGCGACTACAAGAGCTCGGTGGAACTCCTCCGCGAGGTCACCGAGGCCTTCGCCGACCTCCCGCAGAGCGACCTCCCCGAGGACCTGCGCAACTGCAAGTCCCTCGCCGTCTCGCTCCGCCGCGCCGGCGCCTACACCGAGGCCCGCGACCTCACCGAACGCACCTACCAGCGCTACCTCGACCTGTTCGGCCCAGACTTCGCCGACACCCTCGCCTGCCGGCTCAACCTCGCCGCCGACCTCAGCGCCGCCGGCGACAAGGAGACCGCCCGCGACATCGCCGCCGACTCCTACGAGGGCCACAAGCGGCTGCTCGGCGAGGAGCACCCCTTCACCTACGCCTGCGAGAACAACCTCGCCATCTACCTGCGCGGCAGCGGCGACCTCGCCGGCGCCGTCCACCACGGCGAACAGGCCCTGGCCGGCCTGACCCGCGGCCTCGGCGAGGACCACCCCTTCACCCTCAACGCCACCATCAACCTCGCCAACACCTACGCCGAGAACCGGCAGATCGCCGAGGCCGAACAGCTCGGCCGCGCCGCCTACGAGGGACTCGCCACCCGGTACGGGCCCACCCACCCCGACGCGCTGGTCTGCCAGGCCAACCTGGCCGTCACCCTGCGGTCCGCCGGCCGGCGCGGCGAGGCCGAGAACCTGCGCAGCCAGGCCATCGCCGCCCTGGTCGAACTCTTCGGCGAGGACCACCCCACGGTGATCGCCGCCCGCAGCTGGCAGCGCACCAACCGCGACCTGGAGCCGCAGCCCATGTGATCGACCGTGCGCCCCGTGCTCGTGCGCCCCGTGCTCGTGACGCGGGGCCCACGGGGCGCATGGGCCGGCAGGGGCTTCGGCTAGCGTGGGCGCCATGCAGCCCCCCGTCCTCGTCACCCGCCGGCTCGCCCCCGGCGTCGCCGAACGTCTCGGCGACCTGGCCACCGTCCACGACAGCGAGCAGCCGCTGCCCCGGGCGGAGCTGCTCCGCGCCGTCCACGGCCGCACGGCCGTGATCACCACCCTGGACGACACGGTCGACGCCGAGTTCCTCGACGCCGCCGGGCCCGCGCTGCGGATCGTCGCCAACCACGCCGTCGGCACCCACAACATCGACCAGGCCGCCTGCGCCGCCCGCGGCGTCCACGTCAGCAACACCCCCGGCGTCCTCACCGGCGCCACCGCCGACATGGCGTGGGCCCTGCTGCTGGCCGCCGCCCGCCGCCTCGGCGAGGGCGAGCGGCTGCTGCGCTCCGGCACCCCCTGGGCCTGGGCCCCCACCTTCATGCTCGGCCAGGAACTCGCCGGCACCCCGCTGGGCATCCTCGGCATGGGCCGGATCGGCCGCGCGGTGGCCCGCCGGGCCACCGGCTTCGACATGCCGGTCAGCTACCACAACCGCACCCGGCTGCCCGAGTCCGAGGAGCAGGGCGCGACGTGGCGGCCGCTGGACGACCTGCTCGCCGAATCCGGGATCCTGGTGGTGACCTGCCCGTTCACCGCCGCCACCCGGCACCTGTTGAACGCCGAACGGATCGCCCGGCTGCCCCGCGGCGCCGTCCTGGTCAGCATGACCGCCGGCGTGGTGGACGAGGCGGCGCTGGCCGCCGCCCTGGAGAACGGCCACCTGTTCGCCGCCGCGGTCGACAACTTCGAACGCGAGCCGCGGGTCGACCCGGCCCTGCTCGCCCAGGAGCGGGCCGTCCTCGCCCCGCACCTCGGCAGCGCCACCGTCCGCACCCGGCAGGCCATGGGCGACCTCGCGGTGGACAACGTGCTCGCCGTTCTCGACGGCAAGGACCCGGTCACCCCGCTCGGCTGACCCGGGCCACCGCCGCCCGCCGGGGCGACGGCACCGCCCGCCGACGCCACCGCCGCCCGTCCGGCGGGGCCGTCACCCCGCCGGTGCCGTCGCCCCGGCCGCCGCCCAGCGGATCGCCTCGGCCAGCTCCTTGAACGCGCCGAAGTGCGCAGCCCCCGGCTCCAGGTACAGCTCGGCGCCCGGGATGCGGTCGGCCAGCCAGCGCGAGTGCGAGACCGGCGAGAACTGGTCGTCCGCGCCGTGCCACAACCGCACCGGCACCCCGATCGACTCCACCGCGAACCCCCAGCCCGCGAGGAACGCCATCACGTCGTCGATCCAGCCGTCCGCGCCGTACCGGAACGCCTGCCGGTAGGTGGACAGCAGCATCCGCCGGACCCCGGCGTCCGCCACCACCGTGCGGTCGGTCGGGGGCAGCTCCGGCACCAGGTCCCGGATCAGCCGCGCCGGATCGCGCCGGATCAGCCGGGACCGCAGCTGGAACGGCCGGTCGATCCGCGGCTGCCCCAGCTCCGCCCGCCGGTACTCCCGCACGTTGGACGCGGTCATCCCGGCGTACCAG
The window above is part of the Kitasatospora sp. HUAS MG31 genome. Proteins encoded here:
- the fxsT gene encoding FxSxx-COOH system tetratricopeptide repeat protein; this encodes MTERPSRNQQVLVRRRETAAEDRQGRIVTFYSYKGGTGRTMALANTAWILAANGYRVLTVDWDLEAPGLGQFFRPFLNPEVVAATTGIMDLFADYLDEARRPVERDPEWYEDFARIHPHAISLAWQHFPGGGRIDLVPAGQQNRDYSGSSSRIDWDLLYERYDGQRFIQALRADMKRRYDYVLIDSRTGLTDTADICTVEMPDDLVVCFTLSDQSIDGASRIARVIEDRYGDRGIRILPVPMRIDEGEKEKADAGRALARIKFAGLPTGLGEPELARYWAGVEIPYRPFYAYEEILAPFGDQPGLPGSMLAACERLTREITQNRVAGLPVMPEDLRLRHLDGFVRRRPTAPADLYLSYVPEDRAWADWISSVLTGAGFRVVPRDAGAGANPRSSTERGIDSAYRTVALLSAAYLQSPQAQALWDRTVLSDPAGARRQLIPVRVSDVRLNAPYNSRNPVDLIGRDEQQAALTLLRALGRTEAELPERSPGAPRFPGTKPTYWEVPQRNHSFTGRVQVLDDLRAQLAGGTTAVLPPPQTLYGLGGVGKTQVALEYAHRYMSHYDLVWWIDAEQTENVVVDLAELAARLGLRVGDSMNEAAQAARDALRQGIPTPNWLLIFDNADEPAQIRRYFPDGPGHILVTSRNQGWSGQAGVLSVDVFDRVESVDHLTRRVRGLSRQDADRVAEAVGDLPLAVEVAAAWLETTRTPVESYVNQLKAEATKVLAAGETPVDYPTPVGLTWNVSIARLRDQSPAAVRLLELCAFFAPEPISLRQFFFSEQMRLALVPYDDELTDTFLLGKVLRAVSRYALAKTDAGSDSFQVHRLVQAVVRSGMTEAERNLAMHQVHRILVSARPPRGDTDDPANWPTLEKIWPHLTPSRAQDCDERDVRELLIDRVRYLWKRVDLDQALQLGRQLDASWSVRSEVEPDLAEQRIWRRQVLSLRLQIANVLRSKGSYTEALALNQATLVGQRELLGEHHPYTLMTANSMAADLRYLNRFQEALTLDQDTYNQFVELFGEDDPRTLAVANNLAIDHRLIGNSQAAHDLDQDTFERNLVVRGPLHPYTLASKGNLARDRRELGDYKSSVELLREVTEAFADLPQSDLPEDLRNCKSLAVSLRRAGAYTEARDLTERTYQRYLDLFGPDFADTLACRLNLAADLSAAGDKETARDIAADSYEGHKRLLGEEHPFTYACENNLAIYLRGSGDLAGAVHHGEQALAGLTRGLGEDHPFTLNATINLANTYAENRQIAEAEQLGRAAYEGLATRYGPTHPDALVCQANLAVTLRSAGRRGEAENLRSQAIAALVELFGEDHPTVIAARSWQRTNRDLEPQPM
- a CDS encoding 2-hydroxyacid dehydrogenase, with product MQPPVLVTRRLAPGVAERLGDLATVHDSEQPLPRAELLRAVHGRTAVITTLDDTVDAEFLDAAGPALRIVANHAVGTHNIDQAACAARGVHVSNTPGVLTGATADMAWALLLAAARRLGEGERLLRSGTPWAWAPTFMLGQELAGTPLGILGMGRIGRAVARRATGFDMPVSYHNRTRLPESEEQGATWRPLDDLLAESGILVVTCPFTAATRHLLNAERIARLPRGAVLVSMTAGVVDEAALAAALENGHLFAAAVDNFEREPRVDPALLAQERAVLAPHLGSATVRTRQAMGDLAVDNVLAVLDGKDPVTPLG
- a CDS encoding alpha/beta fold hydrolase produces the protein MVEAAGGRLLAVDTSGDPGGRPVFLLHGTPGSRVGPAPRGKVLSLMRVRLVSFDRPGYGDSARLPGRRVAAAAEDVAAIADELGLGRFAVVGRSGGGPHALACAALLPERVTRAAVLVSPAPRDAEGLDWYAGMTASNVREYRRAELGQPRIDRPFQLRSRLIRRDPARLIRDLVPELPPTDRTVVADAGVRRMLLSTYRQAFRYGADGWIDDVMAFLAGWGFAVESIGVPVRLWHGADDQFSPVSHSRWLADRIPGAELYLEPGAAHFGAFKELAEAIRWAAAGATAPAG